In Candidatus Pantoea floridensis, the genomic window TGCTGCTGCCGCTGGTACTCGCCGCCACGTTATTATTATGCGGCGTGCTCAGTCCGCGTTTGCCTGCAAGTTGGCGACGTCCGGGTTTTGAAGTGATTCTGCTGCTGCCGGTGCTGTTCGTCATGACGTTACTCACGCTGTGGCTGCCAACGCTGTTTTGGCCGGAAATGGGCGAACGCTTAGCGCATTACGAACAGCGCAACCTGCTGGTAGCCGCGCTGGCGATGGGTTTTGCGCTGGTGCCGCTAATATTCACCTTATCTGAAGATGCGTTATTCAGCGTACCGGGTGCGCTGGGGCAGGGTTCGCTGGCGCTGGGCGCCACGCCGTGGCAAACCCTGACGCGCGTCGTGCTGCCGGGCGCCTCGGCGGGTATCTTTGCCGCCTTAATGATTGGTTTTGGCCGAGCCGTCGGTGAGACGATGATTGTGCTGATGGCCACCGGTAATACGCCAGTGAGCGAAGGTGGCCTGTTTACTGGCCTGCGTGCGCTCTCAGCCAATATCGCCATTGAAATGCCCGAAGCGGCGGCCGGCAGTGCGCATTATCGCATTCTTTTCCTCAGTGCCTTGCTTCTGCTGATCTTCACTTTAGTGATCAACACCATTGCCGAATTAATTCGTCAGCGCCTGCGCCAACGTTACAGCCAGCATGAGGGCCAGGGATGAAAGCGATGCAACAGAACGATCGCTGGCGCTGGCTGACGGCCGGGGCTGTCGCGGTATGTCTACTGGCGTTTACCTTGCTGATTGGTTTGCTGGGTTGGCAGGGCGTACGCGCCTTCTGGCCACAACCAGTCGATCAATATCAGTTCCAGCCGCCGGAAGGCAGCGCGGTGATGGTGCTGGGTGAAACGCTGCAAAAACAGCAGCAGGGCGCGCAGTGGCGTTACGTGGTGAAAACCGGCAACCGCGATTTTGCTGCACCGGATTTTCGTGTGCTGTATAGCCAGGGCGCAGCGAAAACCCGTCGACCTGCTGATGTGATAGTGCTGCAGCGCCGTAATGGCGGCAATGCGTACGGCTGGCTGGTGGAGCTGCGACAGGATAATGAAGTGATGACCGCACGCAGCCGCGATGCCTTGCTGCATCAGCGTTTGCAGCAGGTGCATGAGCAACTGCGGCAGGCGAGCCAAATTCGCCGCATTGATATGGCGCGTCTTAACGCGCAGCTGGAGAGCCTGCAACAGCAGGTCGATGAGCAGCAGCGTAACGGCACTTTCAACCTCGAAGTGCAGTCCGAGTTTGATGCTAATCGCACGGCGTTACAGCGCCGCTTTAACGCGCTGGCCCAGCAGTTAACGCATCTGCAGCAGGAAAGTCAGCGCGATACGCTGGTGCTGCGTGATGTACAGGGCGTTGATCATACCCTTCCGCTGGCGCAGGTTGTTGATGCGTGGTACCCGAATGCCATGACATTAACCAACAAAATGCTGCACTTTTTCAGTCAGATTTGGCAATTTGTCAGCGATTCACCGACCTCCGGCGGTGGCGAAAGTGGCGCGTTTCCGGCGATCTTCGGTACCGTGCTGATGGTGCTGCTGATGTCGATAATTGTGATGCCGCTAGGCGTTATTGCCGCGCTTTGGTTGCATGAGTATGCCGGGCGCAACGCATTGACGCGCCTGGTGCGCATCGCGGTGGTTAACCTGGCGGGCGTGCCATCCATTGTTTACGGCGTGTTTGGTCTCGGCTTCTTTGTCTGGTTAATCGGCGGCACGATTGATCAGCTGTTCTTCGCCAGCGCGTTACCTAATCCCACCTTCGGCACGCCAGGTTTACTGTGGGCCGCGCTAACGCTGGCGCTGCTGACGCTGCCAGTGGTTATCGTCGCGACCGAAGAAGGATTGTCGCGTATTCCGGATAATCTGCGTCAGGGATCGCTGGCGCTGGGCGCAACCCAGGCGGAAACGCTGTGGCGCGTGGTGCTGCCGCTGGCGGTACCGGCAATGCTGACTGGCCTGATTCTGGCCGTGGCGCGCGCAGCCGGAGAAACCGCGCCGCTGATGCTGGTAGGCGTGGTGAAAATGGTGCCAGAGCTGCCAGTGGATGCGGTATTCCCCTATCTGCACCTCGATCGCAAATTCATGCACCTCGGTTTTCAGATCTACGATTTGGCGTTCCAAAGCCCAAATATTGACGCTGATCGACCGCTGGTTTACGCCACTGCATTGCTGCTGGTGGTGATCATTCTGTCGCTCAATCTGCTGGCCATGGCGCTGCGTCATCGGCTGCGTGAGCGTTACCGGCTCATGACGCACTAAAAAGGTTTTCTGATGACGCGCGATCACGACATTGCTCTTACCGTTAATCAGCTATCGCTGTGGTACGGCGAGCGCCAGGCGTTAAATAATATTGATCTGCAGATCCCCAAAAACTGCATCACGGCGCTGATTGGTCCTTCCGGCTGTGGCAAATCCACGCTGCTGCGCTGTTTTAATCGTATGAATGATGTGATTGATCGCTGTCGCATTGAGGGCGAAATTTTGCTCGATCGTTACGCCGTGATGCAGGCGAATCAGGATCTGCCCGCCCTGCGTCGCCGCATTGGCATGGTGTTCCAGCGGCCGAATCCGTTCCCGAAATCGATCTACGAAAACGTGGTGTACGGCCTGCGCTTGCAGGGCGTGCGCGATCGACGCGTGCTGAATGAAGCCTGCGAACGTGCGCTGCGCGCGGCGGCGCTGTGGAGCGAAGTGAAGGATCAGCTGGGACAGAATGCGTTAACGCTCTCGACCGGTCAGCAGCAGCGTTTAGTGATTGCGCGCGCCATTGCGATTGAACCCGAGGTGTTGCTGCTGGATGAGCCGACGTCGGCGCTCGATCCGATTTCAACTCTGGTGATCGAAGAGCTGATGACCACGCTGAAGCAGCATTTCACGCTGGTGCTGGTGACGCACAACATGCAGCAGGCGGCGCGGGTGTCGGATTACACCGCGTTTATGCATAACGGGCAACTGGTGGAGTTTGACGAAACCGACCGCATCTTCACCTCGCCAAAAGCGCGACGTACCGAAGATTACATTACCGGAAGATTTGGTTGATGACGGTCGCCATGAATGGCGACCCTACATCGTAGGGTGCGCATTTATGCGCACCAGAGAAATCAGTCGTGGGCGTAACCCTGCGGCGGCAATGGTTCACCATCCAACCACGCTTTACCCGCACGCATCTGCAAACGCCCATCAACAAACCAGCTGATGACCAGTGGATAAATCGCGTGTTCCTGATGCTGCACGCGCGCGCTGATGTCATCTTCGCTATCGCCCGCAAACACCGGCACGCGCGCCTGCAAAACGATCGGTCCGCCATCCAGCTCGTCAGTCACAAAATGCACCGAGGTGCCATGCTCCTCGTCGCCGTTTTCCAGCGCCTGACGATGAGTATGCAAACCCGGATACTTCGGCAATAGCGACGGATGGATATTCACCAAACGATCGTGATAGTGCGCGACGAAGGCCGGACTGAGGATACGCATATAGCCGGCCAGCACCACCAGATCGGGCGCGTAAGCATCAATCTCCTGCATCAGCTGGCGATCAAAAGCATCACGGTCGGCAAACTCGCTGGCGGCTAACGCGTGGCTGGGAACATGGGCTTCCCGCGCACGCGTCAAACCATAGGCGCTGGCTTTATTACTGAAAACGGCAGCAACGCTGCCGTTAATCCGCCCGCTTGCGCAGGCGTCGAGGATGGACTGAAGATTGCTTCCGTTGCCGGAGATCAGCACAACCAGTTTTTTCATGGGTTAATAACCACACGCTCTTCAGCATCAGAGGCTTTAATCACACCAATTTTCCACGCTTTTTCGCCAGCGTCGGTCATTAGCTGTACCGCTTTATCCGCATCCGCTGGGCTCAGCGCAATCACCATGCCCACGCCGCAGTTAAAAGTGCGGTACATTTCGTGACGGCTGACGTTGCCGGCCTGCTGCATCCAGGTAAATACTGACGGCCACTGCCAGCTGCTCTCTTCCAGCACGGCTTGGGTGTTGTCTGGCAACACGCGTGGGATATTTTCCCAGAAGCCGCCGCCGGTCAGATGTGAAATCGCATGCACATCAACCTGTTCAATCAGGCTAAGGATGTTTTTCACGTAAATGCGGGTAGGTGCCAGCAGGTGATCGGCCAGTGATTTGCCGTCCAGCTGCTTGGTTTCTGGATCGGTCTGGCTGACTTCCAGAATTTTGCGCACCAGCGAGTAACCGTTCGAATGCGGGCCGCTGGAACCCAGCGCAATCAGCACGTCGCCGTCCTGCACTTTCGAACCGTCAATGATTTGTGATTTTTCCACCACGCCAACGCAGAAACCGGCCACGTCGTAATCTTCGCCGTGATACATGCCTGGCATTTCAGCGGTTTCGCCGCCCACCAGCGCACAGCCCGACTGCAAGCAGCCTTCGGCGATGCCGGTGATGACCGATGACGCGGTTTCTACATCCAGCTTGCCGGTCGCGTAATAATCGAGGAAGAACAGCGGCTCTGCACCTTGCACGATCAGATCGTTGACACACATCGCAACCAGATCGATGCCGATGCTGTCGTGGCGTTTGAGATCCATTGCCAGACGCAGCTTGGTGCCGACGCCATCAGTTCCGGAGACCAGCACCGGCTCGCGGTACTTTTGCGGCAGCGCACAGAGCGCACCGAATCCGCCCAATCCACCCATCACTTCCGGGCGGCGGGTTTTTTTCACTACGCCTTTAATACGGTCAACCAGATCGTTACCAGCATCGATATCGACACCGGCGTCTTTGTAGCTGAGAGAGGTTTTGTCGGTCACTGCGGAATCCCCACGCGAGTTGCGGTTGGTGGCAAAAATTAAGCGCGGCAATTCTAACAGCGCAGGCAAACGTTTGCGAGTCCCATCTCACGCTGCCTTTGCACAGCGTCAGATTTTCGCCAATCCTTACTCTTGAGCTGATTAAGGCAAGCCATTGACCGATGACAAGTGGCGCGGCGGCGAAAAGGCGGTATAATCCGGCGATTTTTTTTTAGCTCAACTCAATTCCGGGAGAACAATCATGAAGATCGTGGAAGTCAAACACCCGCTGGTCAAACATAAACTGGGCCTGATGCGTGAGCATGATATCAGCACCAAGCGTTTCCGCGAGCTGGCCTCGGAAGTGGGCAGCCTGCTGACCTATGAAGCCACAGCCGATCTGGAAACCGAGCGCGTAACTATCGAAGGCTGGAACGGTCCGGTCGAAATCGATCAGATCAAAGGTAAAAAAATCACCGTCGTTCCGATTCTGCGTGCGGGCCTGGGCATGATGGAAGGGGTGCTCGAGCACGTACCGAGCGCGCGTATCAGCGTGGTTGGCGTCTATCGTGATGAAGAGACGCTGGAGCCAGTACCGTACTTCCAGAAGCTGGTATCGAATATTGAAGAGCGCCTGGCGCTGGTGGTCGATCCGATGCTGGCAACCGGTGGTTCCATGATTGCGACTATCGACCTGCTGAAGAAAGCCGGTTGTACCAGCATTAAAGTGCTGGTGCTAGTGGCCGCGCCGGAAGGCATTGCGGCTTTAGAAAAAGCGCATCCGGATGTGGAGCTGTACACCGCATCTGTCGATCAGGGATTGAACGAAAAGGGATACATCATCCCGGGACTCGGCGATGCCGGGGACAAGATTTTCGGAACCAAATAAAGCAACCAGCCGGCCAGAGAGTCGGCTTTTTTTTGTCTAAAAACACAACAATGTCATCCTTGAGTTATTCACGCCAGGGCAACGCAGCCCTAGCGTGAAGAACGTAGAGGATAGGGGATAATAATGACTCGTCGCGCTATTGGCGTTAGCGAACGCCCACCGCTACTGCAAACCATTCCACTCAGCCTGCAGCATCTGTTCGCCATGTTTGGCGCAACCGTGCTGGTGCCAATTCTGTTCCACATCAACCCGGCTACGGTGTTGCTGTTCAATGGCGTCGGTACGCTGCTCTATCTGTTTATCTGTAAAGGCAAAATTCCGGCCTATCTCGGCTCAAGCTTTGCTTTTATTTCGCCGGTGCTGCTGCTGTTGCCGCTCGGTTATGAAGTGGCGCTTGGTGGCTTTATCCTCTGTGGTTTCCTGTTCTGTGTGGTGGCATTGATCGTGAAGAAAGCCGGTACCGGCTGGCTTGATGTGATGTTCCCGCCAGCGGCAATGGGCGCGATTGTGGCGGTTATCGGCCTGGAACTGGCGGGTGTGGCGGCGAATATGGCTGGTTTGTTGCCGGCTGACGGTACCTCGCCAGACAGCAAAACCGTGATCATCTCGATGGTGACGCTAGCGGTCACCGTATTTGGTTCGGTGCTGTTCCGCGGCTTCCTCGCCATCATCCCGATCCTGATCGGCGTACTGGTGGGTTATGCGCTCTCGTCGGCGATGGGCATTGTTGACTGGAGCACGGTAGAGAATGCGCCCTGGTTTGCGCTGCCAACCTTCTATACGCCACGCTTTGAGTGGGTGGCGATGCTGACCATTCTGCCTGCCGCGCTGGTGGTGATTGCCGAGCATGTCGGCCACTTAGTGGTGACGGCCAACATCGTGAAGAAAGATCTGATTCGCGATCCTGGGCTGCATCGCTCCATGTTTGCCAACGGTTTATCCACCATGATCTCCGGCTTCTTCGGCTCAACGCCAAACACCACTTACGGCGAGAACATCGGGGTAATGGCGATTACCCGCGTTTACAGCACTTGGGTGATCGGTGGCGCGGCAATCTTCGCTATCCTGCTCTCTTGCGTTGGCAAGCTGGCGGCGGCAATCCAGGCGATTCCGGTGCCGGTCATGGGCGGCGTATCGCTGCTGCTGTACGGCGTGATCGGCGCATCGGGTATTCGTGTGCTGATCGAATCCAAAGTGGATTACAACAAGGCGCAGAACCTGATCCTGACGTCGGTAATCCTGATCATCGGCGTGAGCGGTGCCAAAGTGCACATTGGCGCCGCCGAGTTAAAAGGCATGGCGCTGGCGACGATTGTTGGCGTGGGCCTGGCACTGATTTTCCGTTTAATCAGCCTGTTACGTCCTGAAGAAGTGGTGCTGGATGCGGAAGAGAAGCGCGAAAGCTAAGGCTGCAAGCCGGGCAGGGAAGCCCGGTTCATCTCCGACAAAGATCGTGATAAACTTGCGCGGTTTTCTGCCCGCTCATCCGTTGAGGTACTTCTGAACACGCCGGCACAGCTCTCACTGCCACTCTATTTACCCGATGATGAAACCTTCGCCAGTTTCTGGCCGGGGGAAAACACGTCTCTGCTGGCGGCGCTGCAAGGCGCACTTTCACAGCAACACGGCAGCTATCTCTATTTCTGGTCACGCGAAGGCGGCGGCCGCAGTCATTTGCTGCACGCGGCCTGCGCCGAACTCTCGGCGCGCGGCGAAGCGGTGGGTTATGTGCCGCTGGATAAACGTACGTGGTTCGTACCGGAAGTGCTGGAAGGCATGGAGAATCTGGCGCTGGTATGCATCGATAATATCGAATGTATTGCGGGCGATCCCGAATGGGAAATGGCGATCTTCGATCTCTACAATCGCATCCTGGAAATCGGTAAAACGCGTTTGCTGATTACGGGCGATCGACCGCCGCGCCAGCTCAATCTCGGCTTACCGGATCTGGCTTCGCGTCTTGATTGGGGGCAGATCTACCGTTTGCAGCCGCTGTCGGATGAGGACAAATTGCAGGCGATGCAGCTGCGCGCGGGATTACGTGGCTTTGAGCTGCCGGAAGATGTTGGGCGCTTCCTGCTGAAACGACTCGATCGCGAAATGCGCACGCTGTTTGATACGCTGGATCGCCTCGATCGCGCCTCCATTAGCGCGCAGCGTAAACTCACCATTCCCTTTGTTAAGGAAGCGCTGGAGCTTTAACGCATTGTAACGAATGGCTTTAAGCTGAATTAACCGCGCCGCTACGGAACGTGCGATGATGTATTCACGCTTAAGCGATCGGCATTAAGCCATGAATGGCGACCCTACGTGCGCGGTTTTCGTAGGGTGCGCATTTATGCGCACCTGGACATTATCCCTTCTGATACACCTTGAAGCGCTTTTGCAGTTCACGGAACTGATCGATGCGCGCGTCATAGCGCGCCTGCTTCAGGCTGCCGAGCGGTACCTGCGCACTGGCGCTGCTCAAGGTGCTTATGGCCTGATCGAGTTGCCCATTTAGCGCTAAACCTTCGGCACGCGCCGAGAGTTCTTCATCACGCAAGCCCTGTGCGGCCGAAGCCTGCGCCAGCAGATCCCAGGCGTTGAGATCGTCCGGATGCGCGAAAGTATAGCGGTTGAGAATGCGGCTGGCGTTCGCCGGCTGTTTCGCTTCAACATAGGCGTTGGCGAGGTTCAGTTGCAGCACCGGATTGGTGCTGCTGCCTTTGGCGCTACTCAGCATGGTGATTGCCTGCTGTGGCTGCTTCAGTCCGATGTCGATATCGGTCATGATATCGAGAAACCAAACGTTGTCCGGCTGCTTCGCCAGCAGCGGCGCAATCACACGCTTCGCGCTATCAAAGCTTTTCGCCTGCAGGAACTGCACGGCTTTACCGTACTGCGCCGCTTGCTGTTCACGCACGTTGCCTTTGCTGTACTCATTTAACAAATCGTCGGTCAGCTGATTACGGCCAGTGGAATACATGCCCAGAGAGCGCACCTTAGCCATATAAAAATCCTGTGAGGATTGCACCACCACTGGACGCATCTGGTTGGCACGGTTGCGCGCATCGGCCAGGCGGCTGTCGGGCAACGGATGCGTTAGCAAAATTTCCGGCGGCTTGGAGGAGAAGCGGCTTTGATCGGCCAGTTTTTGCAGGAAGTTTGGCATCGCTTGCGGATCGAAGCCGGCCCGTTGCAACACCTGGATGCCGATGCGGTCCGCTTCCTGTTCATTGCCTTGCGTAAAGCTGATGATGCCTTGCTGCGTGCCTGCCAGCGTACCGGTCAACGCTGCCATGCCTGCTTGTGGACTGGCCATCGCCAGCAGAATGGAACCCAACGCACCCACCCAGGTAAGGGGCGCGTTACGTTTCTGCTCTTCCATGGCGCGCGCCAAATGGCGCTGAGTCACGTGCGAGATTTCATGCGCCATGACCGAGGCGAGCTGGCTTTCATTATCGGTGTAGCGGAACAGCGAGGAGTGCAGCACTACATTGCCGCCAAAGAAGGCAAAAGCGTTAAGCTCATCGT contains:
- the hda gene encoding DnaA inactivator Hda, whose product is MNTPAQLSLPLYLPDDETFASFWPGENTSLLAALQGALSQQHGSYLYFWSREGGGRSHLLHAACAELSARGEAVGYVPLDKRTWFVPEVLEGMENLALVCIDNIECIAGDPEWEMAIFDLYNRILEIGKTRLLITGDRPPRQLNLGLPDLASRLDWGQIYRLQPLSDEDKLQAMQLRAGLRGFELPEDVGRFLLKRLDREMRTLFDTLDRLDRASISAQRKLTIPFVKEALEL
- the upp gene encoding uracil phosphoribosyltransferase; amino-acid sequence: MKIVEVKHPLVKHKLGLMREHDISTKRFRELASEVGSLLTYEATADLETERVTIEGWNGPVEIDQIKGKKITVVPILRAGLGMMEGVLEHVPSARISVVGVYRDEETLEPVPYFQKLVSNIEERLALVVDPMLATGGSMIATIDLLKKAGCTSIKVLVLVAAPEGIAALEKAHPDVELYTASVDQGLNEKGYIIPGLGDAGDKIFGTK
- the purN gene encoding phosphoribosylglycinamide formyltransferase; the encoded protein is MKKLVVLISGNGSNLQSILDACASGRINGSVAAVFSNKASAYGLTRAREAHVPSHALAASEFADRDAFDRQLMQEIDAYAPDLVVLAGYMRILSPAFVAHYHDRLVNIHPSLLPKYPGLHTHRQALENGDEEHGTSVHFVTDELDGGPIVLQARVPVFAGDSEDDISARVQHQEHAIYPLVISWFVDGRLQMRAGKAWLDGEPLPPQGYAHD
- the purM gene encoding phosphoribosylformylglycinamidine cyclo-ligase, producing MTDKTSLSYKDAGVDIDAGNDLVDRIKGVVKKTRRPEVMGGLGGFGALCALPQKYREPVLVSGTDGVGTKLRLAMDLKRHDSIGIDLVAMCVNDLIVQGAEPLFFLDYYATGKLDVETASSVITGIAEGCLQSGCALVGGETAEMPGMYHGEDYDVAGFCVGVVEKSQIIDGSKVQDGDVLIALGSSGPHSNGYSLVRKILEVSQTDPETKQLDGKSLADHLLAPTRIYVKNILSLIEQVDVHAISHLTGGGFWENIPRVLPDNTQAVLEESSWQWPSVFTWMQQAGNVSRHEMYRTFNCGVGMVIALSPADADKAVQLMTDAGEKAWKIGVIKASDAEERVVINP
- the uraA gene encoding uracil permease, with amino-acid sequence MTRRAIGVSERPPLLQTIPLSLQHLFAMFGATVLVPILFHINPATVLLFNGVGTLLYLFICKGKIPAYLGSSFAFISPVLLLLPLGYEVALGGFILCGFLFCVVALIVKKAGTGWLDVMFPPAAMGAIVAVIGLELAGVAANMAGLLPADGTSPDSKTVIISMVTLAVTVFGSVLFRGFLAIIPILIGVLVGYALSSAMGIVDWSTVENAPWFALPTFYTPRFEWVAMLTILPAALVVIAEHVGHLVVTANIVKKDLIRDPGLHRSMFANGLSTMISGFFGSTPNTTYGENIGVMAITRVYSTWVIGGAAIFAILLSCVGKLAAAIQAIPVPVMGGVSLLLYGVIGASGIRVLIESKVDYNKAQNLILTSVILIIGVSGAKVHIGAAELKGMALATIVGVGLALIFRLISLLRPEEVVLDAEEKRES
- the pstB gene encoding phosphate ABC transporter ATP-binding protein PstB: MTRDHDIALTVNQLSLWYGERQALNNIDLQIPKNCITALIGPSGCGKSTLLRCFNRMNDVIDRCRIEGEILLDRYAVMQANQDLPALRRRIGMVFQRPNPFPKSIYENVVYGLRLQGVRDRRVLNEACERALRAAALWSEVKDQLGQNALTLSTGQQQRLVIARAIAIEPEVLLLDEPTSALDPISTLVIEELMTTLKQHFTLVLVTHNMQQAARVSDYTAFMHNGQLVEFDETDRIFTSPKARRTEDYITGRFG
- the pstA gene encoding phosphate ABC transporter permease PstA, which gives rise to MKAMQQNDRWRWLTAGAVAVCLLAFTLLIGLLGWQGVRAFWPQPVDQYQFQPPEGSAVMVLGETLQKQQQGAQWRYVVKTGNRDFAAPDFRVLYSQGAAKTRRPADVIVLQRRNGGNAYGWLVELRQDNEVMTARSRDALLHQRLQQVHEQLRQASQIRRIDMARLNAQLESLQQQVDEQQRNGTFNLEVQSEFDANRTALQRRFNALAQQLTHLQQESQRDTLVLRDVQGVDHTLPLAQVVDAWYPNAMTLTNKMLHFFSQIWQFVSDSPTSGGGESGAFPAIFGTVLMVLLMSIIVMPLGVIAALWLHEYAGRNALTRLVRIAVVNLAGVPSIVYGVFGLGFFVWLIGGTIDQLFFASALPNPTFGTPGLLWAALTLALLTLPVVIVATEEGLSRIPDNLRQGSLALGATQAETLWRVVLPLAVPAMLTGLILAVARAAGETAPLMLVGVVKMVPELPVDAVFPYLHLDRKFMHLGFQIYDLAFQSPNIDADRPLVYATALLLVVIILSLNLLAMALRHRLRERYRLMTH
- a CDS encoding beta-barrel assembly-enhancing protease gives rise to the protein MFNRLKKSVLAALIPTLLLTPALSARADLSDTLPDMGTTAGSTLSINQELQMGDFYVRQLRASAPLINDPLLNQYINELGQRLVAHANSVRTPFHFFLIQNDELNAFAFFGGNVVLHSSLFRYTDNESQLASVMAHEISHVTQRHLARAMEEQKRNAPLTWVGALGSILLAMASPQAGMAALTGTLAGTQQGIISFTQGNEQEADRIGIQVLQRAGFDPQAMPNFLQKLADQSRFSSKPPEILLTHPLPDSRLADARNRANQMRPVVVQSSQDFYMAKVRSLGMYSTGRNQLTDDLLNEYSKGNVREQQAAQYGKAVQFLQAKSFDSAKRVIAPLLAKQPDNVWFLDIMTDIDIGLKQPQQAITMLSSAKGSSTNPVLQLNLANAYVEAKQPANASRILNRYTFAHPDDLNAWDLLAQASAAQGLRDEELSARAEGLALNGQLDQAISTLSSASAQVPLGSLKQARYDARIDQFRELQKRFKVYQKG